TGCCTTCTATCTCATCCTCTGCAGAAGCTTGAAGACTATGACAGGAAAGCCGTACACCAAATAGACCAGCTGCAGCGGGAGCAGCGGCACCTGAAAAGGCAGCTGGAGAAGCTGGGGATAGAGAGGATAAGGATGGACAGTATTGGCTCCACTGTTTCTTCGGAGCGCTCCGACTCGGACAGAGGTGAGACCCCCGTGCTCGGGGCAGAGCGGGGCCGGCCGGCGAGAGGTCTGGCCTGTCGCGTTGTAACACTAACCGTTCCTCTTGCAGAAGAGATAGACGTGGATGTGGAGAGCACGGATGACCTTCCCGCGGACCTCgactggagcagcagcagcagcccgaGCGACTCGGACGAAAGAGGGAGCCTGCAGAGCGTCTGTAGCGATGAGGGCTATTCCAGCTCTGGTGTGAAGAGGTTGAAGTTGCAGAGCAATCGCAAGCCTTCTCTCGGTCTATAAGAAGCAACTCCCTTATCACCCGTCGCTCTTTCCCTTTTGGATCTCGTTAGGTAGCACACCGGACTGTCCCACCATTCTCTTGCACGTAAGAAAATCTTAACGTACCGCCGACCGAAATGAAGCTGAGCTTTGCCCAAGTCCCAAAACACCGTGTCCGGCTGCAGGTGGGAAGCTGCTCCCCGGAGCGCCCTTCCGCTTGCATCTGCCGGCTTCTCTTCCCGTCTGGAAACTCTTCTCTGCGAGACCGTACATTCCAGCCACATTTTGAAGTGCCCGAGAATATTGCAGCAGTAACAGCAACCTCAAAAGCCCTCCCCTGGGTTTTTTGGCTTGCTGTCACCGCCCGGTATTCTGGCTCTACTCCGCATTTGCCCAGGAACATCACATACCCGATAGTCGGCGGCAGGGCCCAAATGTAGAGTTTTTGGGTGAGGATCTGAAGGCGAAGCCAGCCTCTAGCGTAGTTTACATCCGGGAGAGAGTGGAGGCAAGTCAGCGATCGGCACACGGAGTGTTTCAGCCGCGTCGCATCTCGGAATTGCACTGCGAGCCACCGGCACGTTAGTCGGAGGGCTCCTCTCCGCCGACTCTAAATATTCAGGGTAGTAGCGCAGCCATATACACCCCAGCCCGGCCCTGCCATCTTCCCAGAGCAGGAGCCTTACTGGCAGGGGGAATGCCGTtcgggggggctgtggggctcgGCAGCCATCGTCCCCCCTCTCGCAGAGCTTCAGGTCGGGCGCCTTCGGTCTGGGAAGTTTTCTGTCCTACCTAAAGCCAAAcggtccccgtccccgtcccgtgTGACATCCCACCTCCTGCGTCACGGCTGCACATCGCTGTTCTAGGCGAGCGCTCCTGGAATTTCC
This Buteo buteo chromosome 12, bButBut1.hap1.1, whole genome shotgun sequence DNA region includes the following protein-coding sequences:
- the MXD1 gene encoding max dimerization protein 1 isoform X3, coding for MLRSLRKAACFPQRSTHNEMEKNRRAHLRLCLEKLKGLVPLGPEASRHTTLSLLTKAKLHIKKLEDYDRKAVHQIDQLQREQRHLKRQLEKLGIERIRMDSIGSTVSSERSDSDREEIDVDVESTDDLPADLDWSSSSSPSDSDERGSLQSVCSDEGYSSSGVKRLKLQSNRKPSLGL
- the MXD1 gene encoding max dimerization protein 1 isoform X1 — encoded protein: MAAGGGLNIQMLLEAAEYLERREREAEHGYASLLPGKHGEALRRRAKAKKNGGGSRSTHNEMEKNRRAHLRLCLEKLKGLVPLGPEASRHTTLSLLTKAKLHIKKLEDYDRKAVHQIDQLQREQRHLKRQLEKLGIERIRMDSIGSTVSSERSDSDRGETPVLGAERGRPARGLACRVVTLTVPLAEEIDVDVESTDDLPADLDWSSSSSPSDSDERGSLQSVCSDEGYSSSGVKRLKLQSNRKPSLGL
- the MXD1 gene encoding max dimerization protein 1 isoform X2, with the protein product MAAGGGLNIQMLLEAAEYLERREREAEHGYASLLPGKHGEALRRRAKAKKNGGGSRSTHNEMEKNRRAHLRLCLEKLKGLVPLGPEASRHTTLSLLTKAKLHIKKLEDYDRKAVHQIDQLQREQRHLKRQLEKLGIERIRMDSIGSTVSSERSDSDREEIDVDVESTDDLPADLDWSSSSSPSDSDERGSLQSVCSDEGYSSSGVKRLKLQSNRKPSLGL